The following proteins are co-located in the Armatimonadota bacterium genome:
- a CDS encoding peptidylprolyl isomerase → MRIFAVFCLMVSLILVGCGGNDASPTTPTSRVQVNLATPSVNLSPSGTFTFSASVTGTSNTAVNWSVTGGTSSGSITSGGVYTAPASPGQYRVVATSAADPGVTATATITVQSGVNITLSPQNPTIKLGDDVTFTAAVTGTSNPNAVITVQGTGSGGTITGAGVYTAPDTPGTYTILAKAAADLTKTTTTTVVVIPGTEVRITSPTRQLIAIAGSTVDFKGKVVGNVNKNFTWSVVESGGGTITSNGVWTAPTTAGTYTIKATSTADSTKTATQTVKVVAAAKLVLSIEGRGDVEVDLNSVAAPLTCANIVSLANKGFYDGIKIHRVESSLIQGGDPLTKTLPLSDSQIGTGGPGYTINFENTGISHVRGVISMARRDGDFNSAGSQFFIMKSDNTTYDGQYASFGNVSVGLSIVDAIGAGDVITSAVITE, encoded by the coding sequence ATGCGAATCTTCGCGGTTTTCTGCCTGATGGTCTCTTTGATCCTTGTCGGTTGTGGCGGCAACGATGCGTCACCGACGACGCCCACCTCACGGGTCCAAGTAAATCTGGCAACTCCATCTGTGAACCTGAGCCCGAGCGGCACATTCACGTTTTCGGCGTCAGTTACGGGTACATCGAACACGGCCGTCAATTGGAGCGTAACCGGTGGCACCAGCAGCGGTTCGATCACCAGCGGAGGCGTCTACACGGCGCCGGCCAGTCCCGGACAATACCGAGTTGTAGCCACGAGCGCTGCCGACCCAGGAGTCACCGCGACCGCAACGATCACCGTTCAGAGCGGAGTCAACATCACGCTCAGCCCGCAAAATCCAACCATCAAACTGGGCGATGATGTCACATTCACCGCCGCCGTCACCGGAACAAGCAATCCAAATGCGGTGATTACGGTTCAAGGAACTGGATCGGGAGGGACGATTACCGGAGCAGGCGTTTACACCGCGCCCGATACACCTGGCACCTACACGATTCTAGCCAAAGCCGCCGCGGACCTCACGAAGACCACCACGACCACCGTCGTCGTGATTCCTGGCACCGAAGTCCGAATCACCTCGCCAACTCGGCAGCTGATCGCCATCGCAGGAAGCACGGTTGACTTCAAGGGCAAAGTAGTTGGCAACGTCAATAAGAATTTCACATGGAGTGTGGTCGAATCCGGCGGTGGCACGATCACCAGCAACGGCGTTTGGACCGCACCAACTACGGCCGGAACCTACACCATCAAGGCAACTAGCACTGCGGACAGCACAAAGACGGCAACCCAGACAGTCAAGGTCGTCGCCGCCGCGAAGTTGGTGCTCTCTATCGAAGGTCGTGGCGACGTCGAGGTTGATCTCAATTCGGTCGCTGCACCGCTGACTTGCGCGAACATCGTTAGCCTGGCCAACAAAGGCTTCTATGATGGAATCAAGATTCACCGGGTCGAGTCATCGCTGATACAAGGAGGCGATCCGCTCACCAAGACTCTTCCATTGAGTGATTCACAGATCGGAACTGGCGGTCCAGGGTACACGATTAACTTCGAAAACACGGGAATTTCCCACGTCCGAGGGGTGATTTCAATGGCCCGACGAGACGGCGATTTCAACTCGGCAGGTAGTCAGTTCTTCATCATGAAGAGCGACAATACGACCTACGATGGACAATACGCCTCATTCGGCAACGTGTCTGTTGGGCTGAGCATCGTAGATGCAATCGGCGCAGGGGACGTGATTACGTCGGCGGTGATTACGGAATAA
- a CDS encoding lysophospholipid acyltransferase family protein, which produces MSKFRAWKRSLFPKLGGLAFALVSAIGKTLKVQTVGWEKLSPDTKPYLFAGWHGRSFVATRFFRDRGFYAIISNSRDGEMQNKIFQKFGFKTIRGSTGREGVKAAIEAIRVLKEGGSLTMTPDGPRGPSGVVQPGIMMMAQKSGAEIIPTGVSAAKCWYAKSWDRYLVPKPFSKAVMIFAEPITVPKDATPEQVEELRIQLERAIDATQLEADRMMGQA; this is translated from the coding sequence GTGAGCAAGTTTCGCGCTTGGAAGCGTAGCCTCTTTCCGAAACTCGGTGGTCTCGCGTTCGCACTGGTTTCGGCGATTGGCAAGACCCTCAAGGTACAAACCGTCGGCTGGGAGAAGCTCTCCCCGGACACAAAGCCCTATCTTTTCGCCGGGTGGCACGGACGCTCCTTCGTCGCCACGCGCTTCTTCCGCGACCGAGGGTTCTACGCCATCATCAGCAATTCTCGCGACGGCGAAATGCAAAACAAAATTTTCCAAAAGTTCGGATTCAAGACCATCCGTGGAAGCACCGGACGCGAGGGTGTGAAGGCAGCAATCGAAGCCATCCGCGTGCTCAAGGAAGGCGGAAGTTTGACCATGACTCCAGACGGGCCGCGAGGTCCGAGTGGCGTCGTTCAGCCCGGAATCATGATGATGGCCCAAAAATCTGGTGCGGAAATCATTCCAACCGGAGTCTCTGCGGCCAAATGCTGGTACGCAAAATCTTGGGACAGGTATTTGGTGCCGAAGCCATTCTCGAAGGCGGTGATGATCTTTGCAGAGCCGATCACTGTGCCCAAAGATGCCACTCCGGAGCAAGTTGAAGAATTGCGAATTCAGCTTGAGCGTGCGATCGATGCCACCCAACTTGAGGCTGACCGGATGATGGGACAAGCATGA
- the ftsY gene encoding signal recognition particle-docking protein FtsY, whose product MFKKLMQTFDRLVGRGVIDDELYEELEEALLQADTNINTTEEILAELRRAVRDEKITDPAAMKVRLQELIASKFKQTGNFELAKSSSGPTVYLFVGVNGVGKTTSIGKLALRLRQQGKSVILAAGDTFRAAAIEQLEIWAERTGTQIVKSQHGSDSAAIIFDAIQAAKARGVEYVLADTAGRQHSKQNLMEELGKVSKVVEKGLGRPADEVLLVLDANTGQNALSQAEKFIETAHVSGLVLTKLDGTARGGALIGVFERFGVPIKLIGVGERPEDLRDFNAEEFASGLFE is encoded by the coding sequence ATGTTTAAGAAATTGATGCAAACGTTCGACCGATTGGTGGGACGTGGGGTGATTGATGATGAACTCTATGAGGAACTGGAAGAAGCCCTTTTGCAGGCGGACACCAACATCAACACCACCGAAGAAATACTGGCGGAATTGCGCCGAGCGGTCCGAGACGAAAAGATCACTGATCCGGCCGCAATGAAAGTTCGGTTGCAGGAATTGATCGCGAGCAAGTTCAAACAAACCGGGAACTTTGAGCTCGCAAAGTCCTCTAGTGGACCGACGGTCTATCTCTTTGTGGGAGTCAATGGAGTTGGAAAGACGACCTCTATTGGCAAGCTCGCTTTGCGTCTTCGGCAACAAGGGAAGTCCGTAATCTTAGCGGCGGGGGATACGTTCCGTGCGGCCGCAATCGAACAGCTAGAAATTTGGGCCGAGAGAACAGGAACTCAAATTGTCAAATCTCAGCACGGTTCGGATTCGGCGGCGATCATTTTCGATGCGATCCAAGCGGCCAAAGCGCGCGGCGTGGAATACGTGCTCGCAGATACTGCCGGACGACAACACAGCAAGCAGAATTTGATGGAGGAGCTTGGCAAGGTGAGTAAGGTCGTCGAGAAGGGCCTTGGGCGGCCAGCCGACGAAGTTCTTCTGGTCTTGGACGCGAATACCGGGCAAAACGCGCTCAGCCAAGCCGAGAAGTTTATCGAAACCGCACACGTTTCGGGTTTGGTACTGACGAAGCTGGATGGCACCGCAAGAGGCGGAGCGCTGATTGGCGTTTTTGAGAGATTTGGTGTTCCAATCAAGCTGATCGGTGTGGGCGAGCGACCCGAGGACCTGCGAGACTTTAACGCAGAAGAGTTTGCTTCGGGGCTATTCGAGTGA
- a CDS encoding rhomboid family intramembrane serine protease: protein MNSKQPIPWLTLALVAANIILAYWVTFSGGLLVDQFGFHADRPSILNALTSLFLHQNVLHLFGNLMVLVLVGAAVELSFGSLKFGLVYLLGGFAGVGAHFLLFKSQVGAPPLIGASACIAACIGFAGIRFALTKLPPGSKVGVPTWLLVVLWVILQAIGTIMSVGSTGAGAAFAAHLGGFALGVLASLLLGAPNMAALAAGHEHLDDMAHRSPSAKLSSAESILSSHPNDPRALAEAAEASVMLGHDKEAAEYFAKLVPIDLDRSVAGLQKIGMLSTIKDVERLKLASKSTSEETKLQLLKSVASETDSTERPNALLALAELAPSEPWANQLANEFPMHPAFQIAKNKGLVK from the coding sequence TTGAACTCAAAGCAACCCATCCCATGGCTGACGCTTGCGTTAGTGGCCGCCAACATCATCCTCGCCTATTGGGTGACGTTCTCGGGTGGGTTGCTTGTCGATCAATTCGGATTTCATGCCGATCGACCTTCGATTCTGAACGCCTTAACGAGTCTGTTTTTGCATCAGAACGTGCTTCATCTCTTTGGCAATCTGATGGTGCTCGTTCTGGTTGGCGCGGCAGTAGAACTTTCGTTTGGCTCGCTCAAATTTGGCCTGGTTTATCTCCTCGGAGGATTCGCCGGAGTTGGAGCGCATTTTCTTCTCTTCAAGTCTCAGGTCGGTGCACCGCCGCTAATCGGAGCCTCAGCGTGCATCGCCGCATGCATCGGTTTCGCAGGCATCCGTTTTGCCTTAACCAAACTCCCACCAGGATCTAAAGTGGGTGTTCCGACTTGGCTTCTCGTTGTACTTTGGGTGATTCTGCAAGCGATCGGAACGATCATGTCGGTGGGATCGACCGGCGCCGGTGCGGCCTTTGCGGCCCATCTCGGCGGATTCGCACTCGGAGTTCTTGCAAGCCTTTTGCTCGGCGCGCCAAACATGGCTGCGCTGGCTGCTGGTCACGAGCATTTGGACGACATGGCGCACCGTTCGCCGTCCGCAAAACTCTCGTCTGCTGAGAGTATTTTGAGCTCGCACCCAAACGACCCGAGGGCTCTTGCCGAAGCCGCTGAAGCCTCGGTGATGCTGGGCCATGACAAAGAAGCGGCCGAGTACTTCGCCAAACTCGTTCCGATTGATCTTGATCGGAGCGTCGCTGGATTGCAAAAAATCGGCATGTTGAGCACGATCAAAGATGTCGAGCGATTAAAACTTGCGAGCAAATCAACCTCCGAGGAAACGAAACTCCAACTTCTAAAGAGTGTCGCCTCCGAAACAGATTCGACCGAGCGACCCAACGCGCTGCTTGCTCTCGCCGAGTTAGCTCCATCCGAACCATGGGCTAATCAACTCGCAAACGAATTCCCGATGCACCCTGCCTTCCAGATCGCCAAGAACAAAGGGCTAGTCAAGTGA
- a CDS encoding redoxin domain-containing protein: MNGIISSMRGSTLLLGLATLAICGCKGGGGGNTVSAGSELPKPMPVSELKGDGVELLSKIADRYQSLKSYSATISWRMETNGRDTITSERLFFYEAPNKFRAEAVTGSMKFTSVSDGKSILEFTGNQGQFDWVPPRMDQQRTSIATGFQLAGSLSTNLFSGSKYLINWIDPSMDIERVKETENGTVRVRFKAKGSWGTTDFIADEKSLLLKSVKYQFEPFIDELNASKPQEEMRSMNVIESFANVKTDSNINPATFSTKAPDGMKVVDNRTKSETGDEIAIQPGFDAPNISLKQLQGGQFDLSEHKGNVVLLDFWATWCVPCKKTLPLTFELGKKYAGKGLVVGAISNEDPELIKVFLKQERLEGLNVLLDTDKNVGQTYQASAIPMFVVIDKEGKISYVHAGELGIQELYRALEDAGLKL, translated from the coding sequence GTGAACGGTATCATCTCTTCCATGCGTGGATCGACTTTGTTACTGGGATTGGCGACTCTTGCCATTTGCGGATGCAAGGGAGGCGGAGGTGGGAACACCGTTTCTGCGGGCAGTGAATTGCCCAAGCCGATGCCAGTCAGCGAACTCAAAGGTGATGGCGTTGAGCTTTTGAGCAAGATCGCCGATCGCTACCAGAGCCTCAAGTCATACAGCGCAACCATCTCATGGAGAATGGAAACAAACGGCCGGGACACGATTACGAGCGAGCGACTGTTTTTCTATGAAGCACCTAACAAATTCCGTGCGGAAGCGGTGACAGGCTCGATGAAATTCACTTCGGTGTCGGATGGAAAGTCGATTTTGGAATTCACCGGCAATCAAGGTCAATTTGACTGGGTTCCGCCGCGCATGGACCAACAGCGCACGAGTATCGCCACTGGGTTTCAGCTTGCGGGGTCGCTTTCGACGAATCTGTTTTCAGGTTCGAAGTATTTGATCAATTGGATCGACCCGTCGATGGACATCGAACGCGTTAAGGAAACCGAGAATGGCACGGTCAGAGTTCGATTCAAGGCAAAGGGAAGCTGGGGTACCACTGATTTCATCGCTGATGAGAAATCGCTTTTGCTAAAAAGCGTGAAGTACCAATTCGAGCCGTTTATTGACGAATTGAACGCGAGCAAGCCTCAGGAAGAAATGCGCTCAATGAACGTGATTGAATCGTTCGCGAATGTAAAAACGGACTCAAACATCAATCCTGCGACGTTTAGTACGAAAGCTCCCGATGGAATGAAGGTTGTCGACAACCGTACCAAGTCCGAAACTGGAGATGAAATCGCGATCCAACCCGGGTTCGATGCACCGAACATTTCTTTGAAACAACTCCAGGGCGGTCAATTCGATCTCTCGGAGCACAAGGGCAACGTAGTATTGCTTGATTTCTGGGCGACTTGGTGTGTGCCTTGCAAGAAGACTTTGCCACTCACTTTTGAACTTGGAAAGAAGTACGCAGGCAAGGGGCTTGTGGTCGGAGCTATCTCGAACGAAGATCCAGAATTGATCAAAGTCTTTTTGAAGCAGGAGCGGCTTGAAGGGCTTAACGTGCTGTTGGACACCGACAAGAACGTGGGTCAAACGTATCAAGCCAGCGCGATTCCGATGTTTGTCGTGATCGACAAAGAAGGCAAGATCAGCTACGTTCATGCGGGCGAGCTTGGAATTCAAGAACTTTACCGGGCTCTTGAGGATGCTGGGCTAAAACTGTAG
- a CDS encoding MerR family transcriptional regulator gives MPPVTADALVAYANELLISRGSALITKRTLRFYTSNDVVPSPLGSPKFARYDYKHLICLVGARALQDQGNKLPKIKKELTTTLGGNYAKMEEYIDAWLAHHAAPKSPIRARESRSDYGKDSDSVFSQFESMGANVVRILLSPSITLEVTNSVTLESELARAKKEFAKAFDKLK, from the coding sequence ATGCCGCCCGTAACGGCAGATGCACTGGTAGCTTATGCAAATGAGCTCCTCATCTCTCGCGGTTCGGCTTTAATCACTAAGCGCACTCTTCGTTTTTACACATCAAATGATGTGGTCCCGTCTCCGCTGGGGTCACCAAAATTTGCTCGGTACGACTACAAGCACCTCATCTGCTTGGTCGGGGCCAGGGCTTTGCAGGACCAAGGCAACAAGCTCCCCAAGATCAAGAAGGAGCTCACGACGACCCTCGGTGGTAACTATGCGAAAATGGAGGAGTACATCGATGCGTGGCTCGCACATCATGCGGCTCCAAAGAGTCCAATCCGAGCTCGCGAATCCCGAAGCGACTATGGCAAGGACAGCGACTCGGTGTTTTCGCAGTTTGAATCTATGGGCGCAAATGTCGTCCGAATCTTGCTCAGCCCGAGCATCACGCTCGAAGTCACCAACTCGGTCACGCTCGAGTCGGAATTAGCCAGGGCAAAGAAAGAGTTCGCGAAGGCGTTTGATAAGCTGAAGTAA
- a CDS encoding trypsin-like peptidase domain-containing protein, producing MKKAALVLVAALIGGVVALQLDRAFLHSGSPRTAVRTEYVLPASNAAVPVDFREAAKIVLPSVVSIDTVGSEVGFWGVEQAVSGSGSGIIFSNDGYIITNAHVVTAGQSKPDVTVHIADGRSMPAEIVGVDPIADLAVLKVKGDNLTPAKIGKSAGLEVGQWVIAVGNPLGQDHTLSVGVVSSLGRDLPTNRDGVLLDAIQTDAAINPGNSGGALTNAQGELIGVNSAILSTRDQGSIGIGFAIPIDRALPIISDLIKYRRARYGYLGLEVYSRPGILSMSASRQFYKEQFGSVPPETGLPIMEVAPNSPAADAGLKQYDVLLKVGNTPIRERFDYVKELARMRPGDELNLEFWSEGKTQTKKIKLTERGEI from the coding sequence ATGAAGAAAGCAGCATTGGTATTGGTGGCAGCCTTGATTGGTGGCGTTGTTGCGCTCCAACTTGACCGGGCGTTCTTGCACTCCGGCTCGCCGCGAACTGCCGTTCGCACCGAATATGTGTTGCCCGCTTCAAATGCAGCCGTACCCGTGGATTTCCGCGAAGCAGCAAAGATCGTTCTTCCATCGGTGGTGAGTATTGATACCGTCGGGTCGGAAGTTGGATTTTGGGGCGTAGAGCAAGCCGTATCTGGTTCTGGTTCAGGAATCATTTTCTCGAATGATGGCTACATCATCACCAACGCGCACGTGGTCACTGCAGGGCAAAGCAAGCCAGACGTGACGGTACACATCGCGGATGGACGTTCGATGCCAGCAGAGATCGTCGGCGTTGACCCCATCGCCGATTTGGCTGTGTTAAAAGTCAAAGGCGATAATTTAACCCCGGCCAAGATTGGGAAGAGCGCAGGCCTAGAAGTTGGGCAATGGGTGATCGCGGTTGGAAATCCGCTTGGGCAAGACCACACGCTCAGCGTCGGGGTGGTGAGCAGTTTGGGGCGCGACTTGCCCACAAATCGCGATGGAGTTCTGCTCGACGCGATTCAGACCGATGCGGCGATCAATCCTGGGAACTCGGGGGGCGCGTTGACGAACGCACAGGGCGAACTGATCGGTGTCAATTCTGCGATTTTGAGCACGCGAGACCAGGGATCGATTGGTATTGGGTTCGCCATTCCAATTGACCGCGCACTGCCAATCATCAGCGACTTGATCAAGTATCGCCGCGCACGATATGGGTACTTAGGCTTAGAGGTCTATAGCCGCCCAGGTATTCTTTCGATGTCGGCGTCACGTCAGTTTTATAAAGAACAGTTTGGTTCAGTGCCACCAGAAACCGGGCTTCCAATTATGGAAGTTGCGCCGAACTCACCAGCCGCTGACGCAGGTCTAAAGCAATACGATGTACTTTTGAAAGTAGGTAACACTCCGATTCGTGAGCGGTTCGACTACGTCAAGGAGCTAGCTCGAATGCGGCCCGGAGACGAGTTGAATCTCGAATTTTGGTCTGAAGGAAAAACGCAGACCAAGAAAATTAAGTTAACAGAACGCGGCGAAATTTAA
- the folK gene encoding 2-amino-4-hydroxy-6-hydroxymethyldihydropteridine diphosphokinase → MAIAFGSNLGDSSGTIIKAASRVAELIVHFQLAPLYATSPMYVENQPEFVNTVGIGNTELSPRALLAQLKQIEQELGRVPTEPNGPRIIDIDLLTYGAMRYSWHCDGDRALVIPHPRMHERRFVLVPLSDLDGGFVIPGVGNIGDLLHGDFAGQELRKLDFVG, encoded by the coding sequence GTGGCAATAGCCTTTGGATCGAATCTGGGAGATTCGAGTGGGACGATCATCAAGGCAGCCTCGCGCGTGGCGGAATTGATCGTTCATTTTCAGCTTGCTCCTCTTTACGCCACGTCTCCGATGTACGTCGAGAATCAGCCCGAGTTTGTGAATACGGTGGGAATCGGGAACACAGAACTCTCACCGCGGGCGCTGTTGGCGCAGCTCAAGCAAATTGAGCAAGAACTCGGTAGGGTTCCCACCGAGCCGAATGGTCCGCGGATCATTGACATCGATCTGCTCACTTACGGCGCAATGCGATACTCGTGGCATTGTGATGGAGACAGGGCGTTGGTCATCCCGCATCCTCGAATGCACGAGCGGCGCTTTGTGCTCGTTCCCTTGAGTGATCTTGACGGAGGATTCGTGATCCCTGGGGTAGGGAATATCGGTGATTTGTTACACGGAGATTTTGCCGGCCAAGAACTCAGGAAGTTAGATTTCGTAGGATAA
- a CDS encoding TatD family hydrolase has protein sequence MIDTHCHLNDVEAFPDPKSAIDEAISADVNQLVVVGIDHDWSVKAVDLADQFEPVYAVVGHHPNCAATFSEALLDEYRRLYSHPKTVAIGEIGFDFHWDYATLSQQQSAFEAQLNLAVELGAPVVLHVREAYDETLEFLSARTKNPPLLFHCFGGNADQAKRAMDLGAYFGVDGPITFKSAHELRSVIASLDRNRIVIETDAPWLAPHPHRGKRNSPALLKLVLEGLASTLGITTDEAEMVTTENALQFFPKLATALAQNSR, from the coding sequence ATGATCGACACGCATTGCCACCTCAATGACGTCGAGGCGTTTCCTGACCCAAAATCGGCGATCGACGAAGCTATTTCCGCGGATGTTAATCAACTTGTCGTTGTCGGTATCGACCACGACTGGAGCGTCAAAGCAGTCGATCTCGCTGATCAATTCGAGCCCGTCTATGCCGTTGTGGGCCATCATCCGAATTGCGCCGCTACATTTTCAGAAGCTTTACTCGACGAATATCGCCGGCTCTACTCCCATCCAAAGACCGTCGCCATCGGCGAAATCGGGTTCGATTTCCACTGGGATTACGCCACGCTCTCTCAACAACAGTCAGCATTTGAAGCTCAACTCAACCTTGCGGTGGAGCTAGGCGCACCGGTCGTCCTCCACGTACGAGAAGCGTATGACGAAACGCTCGAGTTTCTGAGTGCTCGCACGAAGAACCCTCCATTGCTCTTCCATTGTTTTGGAGGAAACGCCGATCAGGCTAAACGCGCGATGGATTTGGGTGCCTATTTCGGAGTCGATGGCCCAATCACGTTCAAATCTGCCCATGAACTTCGCTCGGTGATTGCGAGCTTGGATAGGAACCGAATCGTCATCGAAACCGATGCTCCGTGGCTCGCACCACATCCGCACCGAGGCAAGCGCAATTCTCCCGCGCTGCTCAAGCTCGTGCTCGAAGGGCTGGCGTCCACCCTTGGAATTACCACCGACGAAGCCGAAATGGTCACGACAGAGAACGCATTACAGTTCTTTCCCAAACTTGCAACCGCTTTAGCGCAAAACTCGCGCTAA
- a CDS encoding YebC/PmpR family DNA-binding transcriptional regulator, translated as MAGHSKWKNIRIRKGKQDAIRGKLFTKLGREIIMAAKAGGGDIATNSRLRVAVERAKEESLPKENIDRAIKRGTGEIEGESYEEILYEGKGPGGSALLVEVYTENRNRTVADLRHAFSKNGGSLGENGSVSWQFKHVGQIIVPAEGHDEEEITLTALDAGAEDIALNEDVFVIETKIENLHSTNDNLDKAGIKSTDVQLVRIATNMAEPGPDDMRKLVKMLDMLEELDDVKETYVNVEIPEEYYEE; from the coding sequence ATGGCTGGCCACTCGAAATGGAAAAATATTCGCATCCGCAAAGGTAAGCAGGATGCAATTCGCGGAAAACTGTTTACAAAGCTCGGGCGGGAAATCATCATGGCCGCCAAAGCCGGTGGTGGAGACATCGCCACCAACTCTCGACTTCGCGTGGCTGTTGAACGCGCCAAGGAAGAATCGCTCCCTAAAGAAAACATCGATCGCGCCATCAAGCGCGGCACCGGTGAAATCGAAGGCGAGTCTTACGAAGAAATTCTGTACGAAGGCAAGGGTCCCGGCGGATCGGCACTCCTAGTCGAGGTTTACACCGAAAATCGAAACCGTACCGTGGCTGATCTCCGACACGCGTTCAGCAAGAACGGTGGAAGTCTTGGCGAAAACGGTTCAGTGAGCTGGCAGTTCAAGCATGTCGGCCAAATCATTGTCCCTGCCGAAGGTCATGACGAAGAAGAAATCACCCTGACCGCGCTCGATGCCGGCGCTGAAGATATCGCACTCAACGAAGACGTCTTTGTCATCGAAACCAAAATCGAAAATCTGCACTCAACCAACGACAATTTGGACAAAGCCGGGATCAAGTCCACCGATGTTCAACTGGTTCGAATTGCAACCAATATGGCCGAGCCTGGCCCGGATGACATGCGCAAGCTCGTAAAAATGCTCGACATGTTGGAGGAGCTCGACGACGTCAAAGAGACCTATGTCAACGTCGAAATCCCAGAAGAATATTACGAAGAGTAA
- a CDS encoding AAA family ATPase, translating to MSIFTDGIPQFLDILPPVIREKLQQTGEIDGLIEVVLDYGRPAEVRYRDRMERFDTAVVTEHDIDFVVKSVGEFSLDNRAGIERTLHRISCIRNRQGKIVGLTCRVGRAMEGTIDLIDDIVRSGKSILLLGKPGVGKTTKLREVARVLADEVNKRVIIVDTSNEIAGDGDVPHPAIGSARRMQVSNPLSQHAIMIEAVENHMPEVIVIDEIGTEPEAAAARTIAERGVQLIGTAHGQTLENLMLNPTLCDLIGGIQAVTLSDDEARRRGTQKTVLERKAPPTFHVVIELLDFDRLAVHSDVMKTVDLILRGVPPRPEIRVRTGEGRVEIVQEERVEVASEASYGDEFPTLARRQTSAQLKSATPKVKIPKEPHDQKVPRVFRVYPYGIARVRLERAIREKSAPLAITNDLAHADGVIAIKSTVQNKMGKGKEFGKSTPTVVVKSNTFSQIAAALDELLAGERGDSNRETEAIDEVVRAIDLVQQSGKPVELGPQNARVRRIQHQFAEQKKYACESVGEDPNRRVRILPSRIAGQ from the coding sequence ATGTCCATCTTTACCGACGGCATCCCACAATTCCTCGACATTCTGCCCCCAGTTATTCGGGAGAAGCTTCAACAAACCGGCGAGATCGACGGCTTGATCGAAGTCGTACTCGACTACGGCCGCCCCGCCGAAGTGCGCTACCGCGATCGCATGGAGCGGTTTGACACCGCTGTCGTGACCGAGCACGATATTGACTTCGTCGTCAAGTCCGTCGGCGAATTTAGCCTGGATAATCGCGCTGGAATCGAGCGCACACTGCACCGAATTTCGTGCATCCGCAACCGACAAGGGAAGATCGTTGGTTTGACTTGCCGAGTTGGACGGGCGATGGAAGGAACGATTGACCTCATTGATGACATCGTTCGGTCTGGGAAGTCTATTCTGCTTCTTGGAAAGCCTGGCGTTGGTAAGACGACCAAGCTTCGGGAAGTCGCTCGTGTGCTCGCTGATGAAGTCAACAAGCGTGTGATCATCGTCGACACGTCCAACGAAATCGCTGGTGATGGAGATGTGCCGCACCCTGCAATCGGCAGTGCGCGGCGAATGCAGGTTTCGAACCCGCTGAGTCAACACGCGATCATGATCGAGGCGGTGGAAAATCACATGCCGGAAGTCATCGTGATCGATGAAATTGGCACGGAGCCCGAAGCTGCTGCTGCTCGCACCATCGCAGAGCGCGGCGTTCAATTGATCGGTACGGCGCACGGGCAGACGCTTGAAAATTTGATGCTGAATCCGACTCTTTGCGATCTGATTGGTGGGATTCAGGCAGTCACTTTGTCCGACGATGAAGCTCGCCGCCGTGGCACGCAGAAGACCGTTCTCGAGCGAAAGGCGCCTCCGACGTTCCATGTCGTGATCGAACTTCTAGATTTTGATCGGCTGGCCGTCCACAGCGATGTGATGAAAACGGTCGATTTGATCTTGCGCGGCGTACCGCCTCGCCCTGAGATTCGAGTCCGGACCGGCGAAGGCCGCGTCGAAATCGTGCAAGAAGAGCGAGTCGAAGTGGCTTCGGAAGCGAGTTATGGCGACGAGTTTCCGACTCTTGCTAGGAGACAGACTTCGGCGCAGCTGAAGTCCGCGACGCCAAAGGTGAAGATTCCTAAGGAGCCCCACGACCAAAAGGTTCCTCGCGTATTCCGGGTCTATCCTTACGGGATCGCGCGAGTGAGACTGGAGCGAGCGATTCGGGAAAAATCGGCTCCGCTTGCCATCACGAATGATTTGGCTCATGCCGATGGCGTGATTGCGATCAAATCAACGGTCCAGAACAAGATGGGCAAAGGCAAGGAGTTCGGGAAATCGACACCAACCGTCGTCGTGAAGTCGAACACCTTTAGTCAAATTGCGGCCGCACTGGACGAGCTTCTGGCGGGCGAGCGCGGAGATTCTAACCGAGAAACAGAGGCGATCGACGAAGTGGTCCGAGCAATTGATCTCGTTCAACAGTCTGGAAAGCCTGTCGAGCTTGGCCCACAGAACGCCAGGGTGCGCCGGATTCAGCACCAATTCGCTGAGCAGAAGAAATATGCTTGCGAATCGGTTGGCGAAGATCCAAATCGCCGAGTTCGAATTCTGCCATCACGGATCGCGGGACAATAA